A genome region from Pseudomonas sp. S06B 330 includes the following:
- a CDS encoding ATP-binding protein, producing the protein MSRLDLRRDGISRRIALTIIAAMLISVALNILFVQLAGVWARPPLSQTGLLEQIAVTTRMLEAAPVEQREPLARAASNPMLQVHWSAQRDALALPGRGESIDVDAVPEFRLLLANRPRHMEGFQPADWPEDSPEAHYKLVMQLADGSWLDFTPPYRSWGLSSGMRFTIIGVLALIAALLVAWIGTRQLAGPLQRFARAARRFGSDLRAPPIRPEGPHELRQAITAFNTMQAQIQHFIAERTQMLAAISHDLRAPLTRMRLRGEFIEDAEQQRKLFRDVDEMQSMINSALSFFRDETRLETTTPFDLAELLQTLVDDYRDQQIAVDFEGPANVVYLGRPLGLKRAVTNLIDNAVKYAHSPAIRLSSNAHSLFIEVRDQGPGIPDSALEEVFVPFFRLESSRNRDTGGVGLGLPSARTAIREQGGELTLRNPPGGGLLARIELPRVND; encoded by the coding sequence ATGAGTCGCCTGGACCTGCGCCGCGACGGTATTAGTCGGCGCATTGCCCTGACCATCATTGCCGCGATGCTGATCTCGGTAGCGTTGAACATTTTGTTCGTGCAGTTGGCCGGGGTCTGGGCGCGACCGCCGTTAAGCCAGACCGGCCTGCTCGAGCAGATTGCCGTCACCACCCGTATGCTGGAGGCAGCCCCGGTGGAACAGCGCGAGCCACTGGCCCGTGCTGCGAGCAACCCCATGTTGCAGGTGCACTGGAGCGCGCAACGCGACGCCCTCGCCCTACCCGGCCGCGGCGAATCAATCGACGTCGATGCCGTGCCGGAGTTTCGTCTGTTACTGGCCAATCGTCCGCGCCATATGGAAGGCTTCCAGCCTGCCGACTGGCCCGAAGACAGCCCCGAGGCGCACTACAAACTGGTGATGCAATTGGCCGACGGCAGTTGGCTGGACTTCACCCCGCCGTACCGCAGTTGGGGCTTGAGTTCCGGTATGCGCTTTACCATTATCGGCGTGTTGGCACTGATCGCGGCGTTATTGGTGGCCTGGATCGGCACCCGGCAGCTGGCCGGTCCCCTGCAGCGATTCGCCCGCGCCGCGCGGCGTTTTGGCAGTGATCTGCGCGCTCCACCGATCCGCCCGGAAGGCCCCCATGAACTGCGCCAGGCGATCACCGCATTCAATACCATGCAGGCGCAGATCCAGCATTTCATTGCTGAGCGCACGCAAATGCTTGCCGCTATTTCCCACGACTTGCGTGCGCCGCTCACGCGTATGCGCCTGCGTGGCGAGTTCATCGAAGATGCCGAGCAACAGCGCAAGCTGTTTCGTGATGTCGATGAAATGCAGAGCATGATCAATTCGGCCCTGAGCTTCTTTCGCGACGAAACACGTCTGGAAACCACCACGCCCTTCGACCTGGCCGAGCTGCTGCAAACCTTGGTCGACGACTACCGCGACCAACAGATTGCTGTCGACTTCGAAGGACCTGCAAACGTCGTGTACCTCGGTCGACCGCTGGGCTTGAAGCGGGCAGTTACAAACCTGATAGACAATGCGGTCAAGTACGCCCACTCCCCAGCGATTCGCCTGAGTAGCAACGCCCACAGCCTGTTCATCGAGGTGCGTGATCAAGGTCCTGGGATCCCGGATTCGGCACTGGAAGAGGTGTTTGTGCCGTTCTTTCGCCTGGAGAGCTCGCGCAATCGCGACACCGGTGGTGTCGGTCTCGGCTTGCCGTCTGCACGCACGGCGATTCGCGAACAAGGCGGCGAGTTGACGCTGCGCAATCCGCCTGGCGGTGGCTTGTTGGCACGTATCGAGTTGCCGCGGGTCAATGACTGA
- a CDS encoding DUF1641 domain-containing protein — protein MEVTDTLAVQGGNPGLEALLDKLQPLLEGGRLDNLVDLASLLSDLVDLLDAAMVEKLSVQFEQATALSWNLGNAIRLAKAQTRKEIEPPNLYGLLSLLRAPHTRRGMALMLRVLNAIGRQE, from the coding sequence ATGGAAGTGACTGATACACTCGCCGTGCAGGGCGGAAATCCGGGCTTAGAGGCCTTGTTGGATAAACTCCAACCCTTGCTCGAGGGCGGACGCCTGGACAACCTGGTCGACCTGGCGTCGCTGCTATCTGACCTGGTTGATCTGCTCGATGCGGCGATGGTTGAGAAACTGTCGGTGCAGTTCGAGCAAGCCACCGCGCTGTCCTGGAACCTTGGCAATGCCATCCGCCTGGCCAAGGCGCAGACTCGCAAGGAAATCGAGCCCCCCAATTTATATGGCCTGCTGTCGCTGCTGCGAGCGCCACACACCCGTCGTGGTATGGCCCTGATGCTCAGGGTATTGAATGCCATTGGCCGTCAGGAATGA
- a CDS encoding methyltransferase domain-containing protein has product MLTKPRTRASGGNGAWDPESYLQFARLRERPVLELLEHLPEQTPECIYDLGCGTGIATRLLAERWPRAELFGIDSSVEMLEQALALPIKVNWLNVDVSQWQAQKPANLLFAAAVLHFIEDHERLLPRLLAQLQVGGCLAVHMPNWCDAPWYQLMLRALSEPGPSGQPLGTLALRKFMASRNVLSLDSYYRLLAPLTRELDIWETEHLQVVEGNSPIFDWVKVSALRPVLSALDDGERELFLGKYLKLLHNHYPPEEDGRTLFPFKRIFIIATV; this is encoded by the coding sequence ATGCTTACCAAACCCCGCACCCGTGCGTCTGGCGGTAACGGCGCCTGGGACCCTGAGAGTTATCTGCAATTTGCCCGGCTGCGTGAGCGGCCAGTGCTCGAACTGCTCGAGCACCTGCCGGAGCAGACACCCGAGTGCATCTACGACCTGGGCTGCGGCACGGGCATCGCCACGCGGCTGCTGGCCGAGCGTTGGCCTCGGGCCGAGCTGTTCGGTATCGACAGCTCGGTTGAGATGCTTGAACAAGCCCTGGCGTTGCCGATCAAGGTCAACTGGCTGAATGTCGATGTCAGCCAGTGGCAGGCGCAAAAGCCGGCCAATCTGCTGTTTGCCGCCGCCGTACTGCACTTTATCGAAGACCATGAGCGCCTGTTGCCACGCTTGCTGGCACAACTGCAGGTGGGTGGTTGCCTGGCCGTACACATGCCTAACTGGTGTGACGCACCTTGGTATCAGTTGATGCTGCGCGCCTTGAGCGAACCCGGGCCGAGTGGTCAGCCGCTGGGCACGTTGGCGCTGCGCAAATTCATGGCGTCGCGCAATGTGCTGTCGCTGGACAGCTATTACCGTCTGCTGGCACCCCTGACCCGCGAGCTGGATATCTGGGAAACCGAGCATCTGCAGGTGGTCGAAGGCAATTCGCCGATCTTCGACTGGGTCAAGGTTTCGGCCCTGCGTCCGGTGCTCAGCGCCCTGGACGATGGCGAGCGAGAGCTGTTCCTTGGCAAGTACCTGAAGCTGTTGCACAACCACTACCCACCGGAGGAGGACGGTCGCACCCTGTTTCCGTTCAAGCGCATCTTTATCATCGCCACCGTGTGA
- a CDS encoding response regulator — translation MSRLLIVDDDVEICALLKKFFVMHGYEVDLAANGTAMWAAIEQQRPDIIILDLMLPGESGLSLCQKLRSSTGIPIIMLTAMDELSDRIVGLELGADDYLGKPFDARELLARLRAVQRRAGEQVRSLGEETRPVIRFDDWQLDVTRRELRTPQGVMVPLSAGEFDLLLVFLEHPQRILTREQLIDLARGQGHEAYDRSIDVQVSRLRRKIEPDSKRPALIRTVRNGGYLFDAKVSRS, via the coding sequence GTGAGCAGACTGCTGATCGTCGATGACGATGTGGAAATTTGTGCCCTGCTGAAGAAATTCTTTGTCATGCATGGCTACGAGGTCGACCTGGCAGCCAACGGCACGGCAATGTGGGCGGCCATCGAGCAGCAGCGCCCGGACATCATCATTCTCGACCTGATGCTGCCCGGTGAAAGCGGCCTGAGCCTGTGTCAGAAACTGCGCAGCAGTACCGGTATCCCGATCATCATGCTCACCGCCATGGACGAGCTGAGCGACAGAATTGTCGGCCTGGAGCTGGGCGCCGATGATTACCTGGGCAAGCCCTTCGATGCCCGCGAACTGCTCGCCCGCCTGCGGGCCGTGCAGCGTCGCGCTGGCGAGCAGGTGCGCAGCCTGGGCGAAGAAACCCGTCCAGTGATCCGCTTCGACGATTGGCAATTGGATGTGACCCGCCGTGAACTGCGCACGCCGCAGGGGGTGATGGTGCCGCTCTCTGCCGGTGAATTTGATTTGTTACTGGTGTTTCTTGAACACCCGCAACGGATCCTCACCCGCGAGCAGCTGATTGATCTGGCCCGTGGTCAGGGTCATGAGGCCTACGACCGCAGCATCGATGTGCAGGTCAGCCGCCTGCGGCGCAAAATCGAACCGGACAGCAAGCGCCCGGCACTGATCCGCACCGTACGCAATGGCGGCTACCTGTTCGACGCCAAGGTCAGCCGCTCATGA
- a CDS encoding DUF3313 domain-containing protein, whose protein sequence is MRKQLFAPALCLSLLMVGCSQNRVSPKEYSGFLRNYDQLSEQKTASGDSVLRWVSPKLNMDRYTQVYIAPSQFYPTPKASAQIPASTLTAVTTYYDAALKRELSKVLNLVEQPGPNTLIIRPAITSVAAHTQSLHFYEYLPVTLVAAGVSTAVGIRDLDSVIATEAAFLDGGSRTVVAEVVRKGTGLPLENDEQVMTAENLKLVLDGWAQDWRVAADNLKQHKISATTGQISTAP, encoded by the coding sequence ATGCGTAAACAACTCTTCGCACCGGCACTGTGCCTGTCCTTGTTGATGGTTGGCTGCAGCCAGAACCGAGTGTCGCCCAAAGAATATTCCGGCTTCTTGCGCAACTACGACCAGTTGAGTGAGCAGAAAACCGCCTCGGGCGATTCGGTGTTGCGCTGGGTCAGTCCTAAGTTGAACATGGACCGCTACACCCAGGTATACATCGCGCCAAGCCAGTTCTACCCAACGCCCAAGGCCAGCGCGCAGATCCCGGCGTCGACGCTGACGGCGGTGACCACCTATTACGATGCGGCGCTCAAGCGTGAGCTGAGCAAGGTCCTCAACCTGGTCGAACAGCCTGGTCCGAACACCCTGATCATTCGCCCGGCAATTACCTCAGTCGCGGCTCACACTCAGTCACTGCACTTTTATGAGTACCTGCCGGTGACCTTGGTGGCTGCTGGGGTCAGCACAGCTGTCGGCATTCGCGATCTGGACAGCGTTATTGCCACCGAAGCGGCCTTCCTCGATGGCGGCAGCCGCACCGTGGTCGCCGAAGTGGTACGTAAAGGCACCGGCCTGCCGCTGGAGAACGACGAGCAGGTCATGACCGCCGAGAATCTCAAGTTGGTACTGGATGGCTGGGCCCAGGACTGGCGCGTGGCTGCCGATAACCTCAAGCAACACAAGATCAGTGCTACTACAGGGCAAATATCCACGGCACCATGA
- a CDS encoding SOS response-associated peptidase, whose product MCGRLSQYHGIRDFVDALSMPGAWANEIGEQALAHYNVAPSTPVAVFTPQRAHWLRWGWRPHWARDRAAPINARLEKVAHSPFFRAIWGHRLIVPVDGWFEWVDEGEAKKQPFYIHRCDGLPVFCAGIGQWGVGDDDGFVIITADSVGGMVDVHDRRPVVFSPALARAWLNPEGEKAEAEQMLLNLCEPSEAFSWFRVNKAVGNVRNQGSELLRPVS is encoded by the coding sequence ATGTGTGGAAGACTGAGCCAGTACCACGGCATCCGCGACTTCGTCGACGCCCTGAGCATGCCCGGTGCCTGGGCCAACGAAATCGGCGAGCAGGCCTTGGCGCACTACAACGTCGCTCCGAGTACCCCTGTGGCAGTGTTCACGCCTCAACGGGCTCACTGGTTGCGCTGGGGCTGGCGCCCACACTGGGCCCGTGACCGGGCAGCGCCGATCAATGCACGGTTGGAAAAAGTCGCGCATTCGCCGTTTTTTCGGGCGATCTGGGGGCACCGATTGATCGTGCCGGTCGATGGCTGGTTTGAATGGGTCGACGAAGGTGAGGCAAAAAAGCAGCCCTTCTACATTCATCGTTGTGACGGTCTGCCGGTGTTCTGTGCCGGCATTGGTCAATGGGGTGTGGGCGACGACGATGGCTTTGTCATCATTACCGCTGACAGTGTTGGCGGCATGGTCGATGTCCATGATCGGCGACCGGTGGTGTTCTCACCCGCCCTGGCCAGGGCCTGGTTGAACCCCGAGGGTGAGAAAGCTGAGGCTGAACAGATGCTGCTTAATCTGTGTGAGCCGTCAGAGGCGTTCAGCTGGTTTCGGGTCAATAAGGCGGTGGGCAATGTGCGTAACCAGGGTAGTGAGTTGTTGCGGCCAGTAAGTTGA
- a CDS encoding helix-turn-helix domain-containing protein yields the protein MLENSFAFRLKELLEHHKLTLQAVGTALGISRTAVHKWTRGGEIDYDNLRKLADFLKVNWIWLRYGEEALENVQQHQVVELPMTDLRRRYTAEIMESETRMKLAQEGARIVTWEWNLISDEVTYSPNVEQVYGWPVTRNEDFWAHLPEEDINHMQQLYAQAVADGTGCECDFRITRPDGEQRWISSRATVVRDSVGRSVKMVGISMDNTQRMVAEAELRNSEERFRTIFELAWGALAYIDPNGAWQRVNRSLCDLLGYRAEELYAMTFQQLTHPDDLPANLQLLQRMLAGEIDRYEVEKRVRHKDGRYIWVRARTSLQRREDGEPEHLISVFEDIAAERCEHERLEAHIAGLEARLAQKA from the coding sequence ATGTTGGAAAACAGTTTCGCCTTCCGCCTCAAGGAACTGCTCGAGCATCACAAGCTGACCCTGCAAGCCGTGGGCACGGCCTTGGGCATCTCGCGCACGGCGGTGCACAAATGGACCCGTGGCGGCGAAATCGACTACGACAACCTGCGCAAGCTGGCCGACTTTCTCAAGGTCAACTGGATCTGGCTGCGCTATGGCGAAGAGGCCCTGGAGAACGTCCAGCAGCATCAGGTGGTCGAGCTGCCGATGACCGACCTGCGCCGCCGCTACACCGCCGAGATCATGGAAAGCGAAACACGCATGAAGCTGGCCCAGGAAGGCGCGCGCATCGTCACCTGGGAATGGAACCTGATCAGCGACGAGGTCACCTACTCGCCCAACGTCGAGCAGGTCTACGGCTGGCCAGTCACTCGCAATGAAGATTTCTGGGCGCACCTGCCCGAGGAAGACATCAACCACATGCAGCAGCTGTACGCTCAGGCAGTGGCTGACGGCACCGGCTGTGAGTGTGATTTCCGCATTACCCGCCCCGACGGCGAGCAGCGCTGGATTTCCTCCCGGGCCACGGTGGTACGCGACAGCGTCGGCCGCTCGGTGAAGATGGTCGGCATCAGCATGGACAACACGCAGCGCATGGTCGCTGAAGCCGAGTTGCGCAACAGTGAAGAGCGCTTTCGCACCATCTTCGAACTGGCCTGGGGCGCTCTGGCGTACATTGATCCCAATGGCGCGTGGCAGCGGGTCAACCGCAGCCTCTGCGACCTGCTCGGTTACCGCGCCGAAGAGCTCTACGCCATGACCTTCCAGCAACTGACCCACCCTGACGATCTACCCGCCAACCTGCAATTGCTGCAGCGCATGCTGGCGGGCGAGATCGACCGCTATGAGGTTGAAAAGCGCGTGCGTCACAAGGATGGCCGCTATATCTGGGTACGCGCGCGCACCTCGCTGCAACGCCGGGAAGACGGTGAGCCGGAACACCTGATCAGTGTGTTCGAAGACATCGCGGCCGAACGTTGCGAACACGAACGCCTCGAAGCGCACATCGCCGGGCTCGAAGCCAGGTTGGCGCAAAAGGCCTGA
- a CDS encoding YoaK family protein: MLPGSSFLSARSLRVARLRGKVGLYFVAALSVLAGMTDAIGFMATGDFVSFMSGNTTRLAVSLGAGDVELVLRIGLVLLAFVLGNALGVVIARLTGRRPWPLLSLIAALLALAGLLPLAWQLPALVAAVIAMGMINAVVEEVNGMPIGLTYVTGALSRFGRGLGRTLLGERRHGWRVQLIPWTGMFVGAIAGVLLEQAFDLAALLFSALLAAALGLISLKIPRRWQLGYMPR, encoded by the coding sequence ATGCTGCCAGGTTCTTCCTTTCTATCAGCCCGGTCGTTGCGGGTAGCCCGGTTGCGCGGCAAGGTCGGCTTGTATTTTGTCGCCGCCCTGTCGGTTCTGGCCGGGATGACCGATGCCATCGGCTTTATGGCCACCGGTGATTTTGTCTCGTTCATGAGCGGCAATACTACGCGCCTGGCGGTATCGTTGGGGGCAGGTGACGTCGAGTTGGTGTTGCGCATTGGCCTGGTGTTACTGGCCTTTGTGCTCGGCAATGCCCTGGGTGTAGTGATTGCCCGCCTGACCGGACGCCGGCCATGGCCGCTGCTGTCGCTTATCGCTGCCCTGCTGGCACTGGCCGGTTTGCTCCCACTCGCCTGGCAATTGCCCGCACTGGTCGCTGCGGTCATCGCCATGGGCATGATCAATGCGGTGGTCGAGGAAGTGAACGGCATGCCGATCGGCCTGACCTACGTCACTGGGGCGCTGTCGCGTTTTGGCCGCGGGCTTGGCCGGACGTTGCTGGGTGAACGTCGGCACGGCTGGCGGGTGCAACTGATTCCCTGGACCGGGATGTTCGTTGGCGCCATTGCCGGGGTATTGCTGGAGCAAGCCTTCGATCTGGCCGCGCTGCTGTTCAGCGCCCTGCTCGCTGCCGCGCTGGGGCTGATCTCGTTGAAGATCCCCCGGCGCTGGCAACTGGGCTACATGCCCCGCTAG
- a CDS encoding SLC13 family permease, with amino-acid sequence MNDELLLVLGLLFTCVALFIANRPRMDVVALLVIVALPLTGILSVQEALAGFSDPNVVLIAALFVIGEGLVRTGIAYRIGEWMADRAGNSEVRLLVLLMVCVAGLGSVMSSTGVVAIFIPVVLSIAARMKVSPSRLMMPLSFAGLISGMLSLVATPPNVVVHSELVRHGEAGFSFFSFTPFGLVILVLGIGYMLLTRHWLSGEVRKDGTAQTRRTLLDLIIDYKLAGRERRLRVRPGSPLIGHSLSDLKLRTVHGANVVGIERQHKFSTRVISPDSSTTVHEGDVLLLDMFAPRDDLRSLCQRMKLEPLHFKAAYFIDQSHAVGMAEVAVVPGSQLIGKSVLDLNFRNRWGLNVVGLRRGQSAIEEQLVEEKLKLGDTLLVIGPWKAVRQLQAQPKDFLVLSLPAEVDNVAPALNQAPYALISLAVMVGLMISGVVPNVIAALIACLLMGAGRCIDMNSAYRAIHWQSLVLIVGMLPFALALQKTGGIALAVNGLVQVLGDAGPYMILACLFAITAIIGLFISNTATAVLMAPVAISTAEQLGASPYPFAMIVALAASAAFMTPVSSPVNTLVLGPGQYRFADFVKVGVPFTLLVMVVSVFMVPWIFAL; translated from the coding sequence ATGAACGACGAGTTGCTCTTGGTCCTTGGCCTGCTGTTTACCTGCGTGGCCCTGTTTATCGCCAACCGACCACGCATGGATGTGGTGGCGTTGCTGGTGATTGTCGCGCTGCCGCTGACCGGGATTCTCAGCGTCCAGGAAGCCCTGGCCGGTTTCAGCGACCCCAACGTGGTGCTGATTGCCGCGCTGTTTGTGATCGGTGAAGGGCTGGTGCGCACCGGTATTGCCTACCGCATTGGCGAGTGGATGGCTGATCGCGCCGGCAACAGCGAAGTGCGTTTGCTGGTGCTGTTGATGGTCTGCGTCGCCGGGCTAGGGTCGGTGATGAGCTCTACCGGGGTGGTCGCCATTTTCATTCCGGTGGTGCTGAGCATTGCCGCGCGCATGAAGGTCTCACCCAGCCGTTTGATGATGCCGCTGAGTTTCGCCGGTTTGATCAGTGGCATGCTCAGCCTGGTCGCCACACCGCCCAACGTGGTGGTGCACAGTGAACTGGTGCGCCACGGTGAAGCCGGTTTCAGCTTTTTCAGCTTTACCCCGTTCGGTCTGGTGATCCTGGTTCTGGGCATCGGCTATATGCTGCTGACCCGCCACTGGCTCAGTGGTGAAGTGCGCAAGGACGGTACTGCGCAAACCCGCCGTACCCTGCTCGACCTGATCATTGACTACAAGCTCGCCGGTCGTGAACGACGCTTGCGGGTGCGCCCCGGTTCCCCCTTGATTGGCCACAGCCTAAGTGATCTGAAGTTGCGCACGGTGCATGGCGCCAACGTAGTGGGCATCGAACGGCAGCACAAGTTCAGCACTCGGGTGATCAGTCCCGATTCCAGCACCACGGTGCACGAAGGTGACGTGTTGCTGCTCGATATGTTCGCCCCTCGCGACGACCTGCGCAGCCTGTGCCAGCGCATGAAGCTCGAACCGCTGCACTTCAAGGCGGCTTATTTCATCGATCAATCCCACGCCGTAGGCATGGCCGAAGTGGCGGTGGTGCCCGGCTCGCAGTTGATCGGCAAAAGTGTCCTGGACCTCAATTTTCGCAACCGTTGGGGCCTGAACGTGGTCGGCCTGCGCCGCGGTCAGAGCGCGATTGAGGAACAGTTGGTGGAAGAAAAGCTCAAGCTCGGCGACACTCTGTTGGTGATCGGACCGTGGAAGGCCGTGCGTCAGTTGCAAGCGCAGCCCAAGGATTTTCTGGTGTTGAGCTTGCCGGCCGAAGTCGACAACGTCGCACCGGCCTTGAACCAGGCACCCTATGCATTGATCAGCCTGGCGGTAATGGTCGGCCTGATGATCAGCGGTGTGGTGCCGAATGTAATCGCCGCGCTGATTGCCTGCCTGTTGATGGGGGCCGGGCGCTGCATCGACATGAACAGCGCCTACCGCGCGATCCACTGGCAGAGCCTGGTGCTGATCGTTGGCATGCTGCCGTTTGCCTTGGCCTTGCAGAAAACCGGCGGTATCGCCCTGGCAGTCAATGGCCTGGTGCAGGTGCTCGGCGACGCCGGGCCGTACATGATCCTCGCGTGCCTGTTCGCCATCACCGCGATCATCGGCCTGTTCATCTCCAACACGGCGACCGCAGTACTGATGGCCCCTGTGGCAATCAGTACCGCTGAACAGTTGGGCGCCTCGCCCTACCCCTTCGCCATGATTGTTGCTTTGGCGGCTTCTGCGGCGTTCATGACGCCGGTCTCCTCACCGGTAAACACCTTGGTGCTCGGTCCGGGTCAGTACCGCTTTGCCGACTTCGTTAAAGTCGGCGTACCGTTCACCTTGCTGGTGATGGTGGTCAGCGTGTTCATGGTGCCGTGGATATTTGCCCTGTAG
- a CDS encoding NAD(P)/FAD-dependent oxidoreductase produces the protein MAKHILIVGGGVGGTMLANQLVSKLYPEILRDQVRITLLSNSPDHYYKPAFMYVAFNLFFQEDLKRPERSLLRPEIDFQVEHVSRFDFTGQTLHTRSGKRFGYDFLVIATGCVPAPERIEGLQQGGDHFYQYEPARQLAQRLASIERGRIFITVSFPQTPNVPHQCGIAPVETTLMLDDYLRRRGVRDKVEIIYTYPTTAQLLRNCLFLQRPTGEVLPNLFAQKNIKFQRGFTLGKVDPEQRIAYSEEGAAQPYDILMATPPIRAVDAVLESGASQAANNEGWLPTNHETLQVYGLQGVYVIGDTVDLPVSKAGGACHNQAPVIADNIAGEIRLGTTVAVYDGKVQATAQMGLNAGMPLIYDYRHDVLPTPPTKLGGLLRNGFNRGLYWAVARGML, from the coding sequence ATGGCAAAGCATATTCTCATCGTAGGCGGTGGTGTTGGCGGCACCATGCTCGCCAATCAACTGGTCAGCAAACTCTATCCAGAGATTCTACGTGATCAGGTGCGCATCACCTTGCTGTCAAATTCACCGGATCACTACTACAAGCCGGCGTTCATGTATGTGGCGTTCAACCTGTTCTTCCAGGAAGACTTAAAACGCCCTGAGCGGTCCTTGCTGCGCCCGGAAATTGATTTTCAGGTTGAGCACGTAAGCCGTTTCGATTTCACTGGGCAGACCCTGCACACACGGTCCGGCAAGCGCTTTGGCTATGATTTTCTGGTGATCGCCACCGGTTGCGTACCGGCCCCCGAACGCATCGAAGGTTTGCAGCAGGGCGGGGATCACTTCTACCAGTACGAACCCGCACGGCAATTGGCCCAGCGCCTGGCCAGTATCGAGAGGGGGCGAATCTTCATCACCGTATCCTTTCCGCAAACCCCCAATGTGCCGCATCAGTGCGGTATTGCGCCGGTGGAAACCACACTGATGCTTGACGACTATCTGCGCCGGCGTGGGGTGCGCGACAAGGTCGAGATCATCTACACCTACCCAACCACCGCACAGCTGCTGCGCAACTGTTTGTTCCTGCAGCGGCCCACTGGCGAAGTTCTGCCGAACCTCTTTGCCCAGAAGAACATCAAGTTTCAGCGCGGATTTACCCTGGGTAAGGTCGACCCCGAGCAGCGCATCGCCTACTCAGAAGAAGGCGCTGCGCAGCCCTACGACATTCTCATGGCCACGCCACCGATTCGGGCGGTGGACGCGGTGCTGGAAAGTGGTGCATCGCAGGCGGCGAACAACGAAGGGTGGCTGCCAACCAACCATGAAACCTTGCAGGTGTATGGCCTGCAAGGGGTGTATGTGATTGGCGACACGGTCGATCTGCCGGTCAGCAAGGCCGGCGGTGCCTGCCACAATCAGGCACCGGTGATAGCGGACAACATTGCTGGCGAAATTCGCTTGGGCACCACCGTGGCGGTGTATGACGGCAAAGTCCAGGCCACTGCGCAAATGGGCTTGAACGCCGGTATGCCATTGATCTATGACTACCGTCACGACGTGCTGCCGACGCCGCCAACCAAGCTGGGTGGCCTGCTCAGAAATGGATTCAACCGTGGCCTGTACTGGGCCGTGGCCCGCGGCATGCTGTGA
- a CDS encoding ChaN family lipoprotein, producing MRVLLLCLLSLLAACQTHEVLPPPAAIATQGRDHAELGMIRELATGRTLTPQQLIERLAAAPRVLVGEQHDNPDHHAIELWLLRELASQRPQGSLLMEMVNPDQQTKVDAAQVATRAGQQPSDPFQALAWQANWDWSLYGPLVTYALRQPYPLLSANLNRAQIMQIYKQRPVLEGSASTRPAVQATLLDDIRQSHCGLLPETQMPAMLAVQQQRDRRMAERLLAAPTPAVLLAGAFHVRKDLGVPLHLSDLGADEGNQVLILAEVGKTVTAERADYVWYTAAQPEQDHCAQLRR from the coding sequence ATGCGTGTTTTGCTGCTCTGCCTGCTCAGCCTATTGGCGGCCTGCCAAACCCACGAGGTACTGCCACCCCCGGCAGCGATTGCCACACAAGGGCGCGATCACGCCGAACTGGGAATGATCCGCGAACTGGCCACCGGCCGTACCCTGACCCCACAACAACTGATCGAACGCCTGGCCGCTGCACCACGGGTGCTGGTCGGCGAACAACACGACAACCCTGATCACCACGCTATCGAGCTGTGGCTGCTGCGCGAACTGGCCAGCCAGCGACCACAAGGCAGCCTGCTGATGGAGATGGTCAACCCCGATCAGCAGACCAAGGTCGATGCAGCGCAAGTGGCGACCCGTGCAGGTCAACAGCCAAGCGATCCGTTCCAGGCCCTGGCCTGGCAGGCCAATTGGGACTGGAGCCTGTACGGGCCGCTGGTTACCTACGCCCTGCGCCAGCCGTATCCATTGCTGTCGGCGAACCTCAACCGGGCGCAGATCATGCAGATCTACAAGCAGCGCCCCGTGCTCGAAGGCTCGGCGTCGACTCGCCCTGCGGTGCAAGCCACACTGCTCGATGACATTCGCCAGTCCCACTGCGGCCTGTTGCCCGAAACGCAAATGCCAGCCATGCTCGCCGTGCAACAACAGCGTGACCGACGCATGGCCGAACGCCTGCTGGCCGCACCAACACCTGCAGTGTTGCTGGCGGGGGCCTTCCATGTGCGCAAGGATCTGGGGGTGCCGCTGCACCTGAGCGACCTGGGGGCTGATGAAGGTAATCAAGTGCTGATTCTGGCCGAAGTCGGCAAGACGGTGACCGCCGAGCGTGCCGATTACGTATGGTACACCGCAGCCCAACCGGAGCAGGACCACTGCGCACAACTGCGCCGCTGA